In Aeromicrobium marinum DSM 15272, one genomic interval encodes:
- a CDS encoding PucR family transcriptional regulator: MTDQKTDGLARWLSVFIARESEPDALKRWVEDTTTAILGEVPEIADADGIGTGIRDTVAEHWESFLRQLSEPTFSFHLVDRAKLLAVEVANSRLTVETLIRFYRVAQQTTWAYISREVEELPDDDFDHGEVLIYFWDRASQWIDQSITASIQTFHEERGRAQAGVAAQRYETVLEVLNGQHDDPRRISTALGGYPMSVIHSALVLTCDEHDGVSGLEQLAQDLARSLGVTQPLLVRPSGRRLWVWIGTRTEPELGALVEEFNRQAASGTRAGIGSGWSGIPGFIATFKEAEGALRLAASGSIPAVCQYGEVELLVLLGCTPQVDRFVSRTLGGLAASDEATARRRETISAYLEAGGNVDDAALALQVHRNTVRYRIAQAEKALDMNISRLSPSMTVALQHLDVFHAGGSLELVTDLGQ; encoded by the coding sequence ATGACCGACCAGAAGACCGACGGCCTGGCGCGGTGGTTGAGCGTTTTCATCGCCCGCGAATCGGAGCCAGACGCGCTCAAGCGATGGGTCGAGGACACTACTACCGCCATCCTCGGAGAGGTGCCGGAGATTGCCGACGCCGATGGAATCGGGACTGGTATCCGAGACACGGTCGCCGAACATTGGGAGTCCTTCCTCCGACAGCTCTCCGAGCCGACCTTCTCGTTCCACCTCGTCGATCGAGCGAAACTCCTTGCCGTCGAGGTCGCGAACTCCAGGCTGACCGTCGAGACGTTGATCCGCTTCTACCGGGTGGCTCAGCAGACGACGTGGGCGTACATCTCGCGCGAGGTCGAGGAGCTCCCCGACGATGATTTCGATCACGGCGAAGTGCTGATCTACTTCTGGGACCGAGCGAGCCAATGGATTGACCAGTCGATCACTGCCTCGATCCAGACCTTCCACGAGGAGCGCGGCCGCGCGCAAGCCGGCGTGGCCGCGCAACGATACGAGACTGTGCTCGAGGTGCTCAACGGCCAGCACGACGACCCGCGCCGGATCTCCACGGCACTCGGCGGCTACCCAATGTCCGTCATCCACAGTGCGTTAGTCCTGACGTGCGACGAGCACGACGGGGTCAGTGGCCTCGAGCAGCTTGCGCAGGACCTCGCTCGCAGCCTCGGCGTGACGCAGCCCCTACTGGTTCGACCCAGCGGCCGTCGACTTTGGGTGTGGATCGGGACGCGTACCGAGCCTGAGCTGGGCGCGCTCGTCGAGGAGTTCAATCGTCAGGCCGCCTCCGGCACGCGGGCGGGCATCGGGTCCGGATGGTCGGGCATCCCGGGCTTCATCGCCACTTTCAAAGAAGCGGAAGGAGCCCTGAGGCTTGCCGCCTCCGGCTCGATTCCGGCGGTGTGCCAGTACGGAGAGGTTGAGCTTCTCGTGCTCCTCGGTTGCACCCCGCAGGTCGATCGATTCGTCAGCCGCACCCTCGGAGGGCTCGCCGCTTCCGACGAGGCCACCGCTCGCCGGCGGGAGACGATCTCGGCCTACCTGGAAGCCGGCGGCAACGTCGACGATGCAGCCCTCGCTCTCCAAGTGCACCGAAACACCGTGCGCTACCGAATCGCGCAGGCGGAGAAGGCGCTGGACATGAACATCAGTCGGCTGAGTCCATCGATGACTGTCGCGCTCCAGCATCTTGACGTATTCCATGCTGGCGGATCGCTCGAGCTGGTCACTGATCTGGGGCAGTGA
- a CDS encoding long-chain-fatty-acid--CoA ligase: MTNLAGLLEDSAWSFPDREAIILGDARLTYGQVNAAASQVAHLLTSRGVQPGDKVALSCPNLPYFSMVYYGILKAGGVVVPLNVLLKGREVAYHLADSEAKAYFAFEGTADLPIGAEAFAGFEGAPGCTDFFVITADPAAESPIAGASTLGQGMAGQAPKFDSVKVDDDDTAVILYTSGTTGQPKGAELRHRNMRDNALAGQDLFGADAVNPDTYLCVLPLFHSFGQTVIQNGAFAFGGTIVMLPRFEPAAALGLMLRESVTFFGGVPTMYWSLIGALDESTDVDRLAENLRVAVAGGAALPIEVHRQFQERFGVTVLEGYGLSETSPVASFSRLGSEVRVGSIGTPIPGVEMTLIDPSSWDELKAGDDVIGEIAIRGHNVMKGYYNRPEATWESISPEGWFRTGDLARRDADGWFFIVDRSKDMIIRGGFNVYPREIEELLITHPAVSLAAVIGVPHESHGEEIKAYVIPESGSTVTPDELIQWSKRQIAAYKYPRLVEVVEALPMTATGKILKRELR, translated from the coding sequence ATGACGAACCTTGCCGGCCTGCTTGAAGACAGCGCCTGGTCCTTCCCCGATCGTGAGGCGATCATCCTGGGGGATGCGCGCCTGACCTACGGCCAGGTGAACGCGGCCGCGAGCCAAGTCGCCCACCTCCTGACCTCCCGAGGCGTCCAGCCCGGCGACAAGGTCGCACTCAGTTGTCCCAACCTCCCGTACTTCTCCATGGTCTACTACGGGATTCTCAAGGCGGGCGGAGTCGTCGTCCCCCTGAACGTCCTGCTCAAGGGTCGCGAGGTCGCCTACCACCTCGCCGACTCCGAGGCGAAGGCCTACTTCGCCTTCGAGGGAACGGCCGACCTCCCCATCGGCGCTGAGGCCTTCGCAGGTTTCGAGGGGGCGCCTGGCTGCACCGACTTCTTCGTCATCACCGCGGACCCGGCGGCGGAGTCGCCGATCGCGGGTGCCTCCACCTTGGGTCAGGGCATGGCCGGCCAGGCTCCGAAGTTCGATTCGGTCAAGGTCGATGACGACGACACGGCCGTCATCCTCTACACGTCAGGAACCACGGGTCAGCCGAAGGGCGCAGAACTGCGGCACCGAAACATGCGCGACAACGCACTGGCTGGCCAGGACCTGTTCGGCGCTGATGCGGTCAACCCGGACACGTATCTCTGCGTGCTTCCACTGTTCCATTCCTTCGGCCAGACGGTCATACAGAACGGTGCCTTCGCATTCGGCGGCACCATCGTGATGCTTCCTCGGTTCGAACCGGCGGCAGCACTCGGTTTGATGCTCCGCGAGTCCGTCACCTTCTTCGGCGGTGTGCCGACGATGTACTGGAGCCTGATCGGCGCCTTGGACGAGTCCACCGACGTCGATCGACTCGCCGAGAACCTCCGCGTGGCCGTGGCTGGCGGAGCAGCTCTTCCGATCGAAGTTCACCGTCAGTTCCAGGAGCGTTTCGGGGTCACGGTGCTCGAGGGGTACGGGTTGTCCGAGACGTCGCCCGTCGCGAGCTTCTCCCGACTCGGATCTGAGGTCCGGGTCGGATCGATCGGCACGCCGATCCCCGGGGTGGAGATGACGCTCATCGATCCGAGCAGCTGGGATGAGCTGAAGGCGGGCGACGACGTGATCGGCGAGATCGCGATCCGCGGACACAACGTCATGAAGGGGTACTACAACCGCCCCGAGGCCACCTGGGAGTCCATCAGCCCCGAGGGCTGGTTCCGCACCGGAGACCTCGCACGCAGGGATGCCGACGGATGGTTCTTCATCGTCGACAGGTCCAAGGACATGATCATCCGCGGCGGTTTCAACGTGTACCCCCGCGAGATCGAGGAGTTGCTCATCACCCACCCGGCCGTGTCGCTCGCGGCCGTCATTGGCGTGCCGCACGAGTCGCACGGCGAGGAGATCAAGGCTTACGTGATCCCCGAGTCCGGGTCCACCGTCACGCCCGATGAGCTCATCCAGTGGAGCAAGCGACAGATCGCCGCTTACAAATACCCTCGCCTGGTCGAGGTCGTGGAAGCACTCCCCATGACCGCCACTGGAAAAATTCTCAAGAGGGAGCTGCGATGA
- a CDS encoding ferredoxin, with protein MANDYFEVGDDDVLKVLDGEVPESDRAHVHSAIQACPVLALRLED; from the coding sequence ATGGCGAACGACTACTTCGAGGTTGGCGATGACGACGTTCTGAAGGTGCTCGATGGGGAGGTGCCCGAGTCGGATCGAGCCCACGTCCATTCGGCCATCCAAGCGTGCCCGGTCCTCGCTCTGCGACTTGAGGATTGA
- a CDS encoding fatty acid desaturase: protein MWRDKKRYLWVLGLVVPMLPLTGLALENASGFELWLWMTPVVFLGLIPLVDLAAGYDDTNPPDDIIEALENDRYYRWVTYVYLPVQYVGFILAMWYLATAELSVGGKIGLAVSIGVVGGVAINTAHELGHKREANERWLSKIALAQTFYGHFYIEHNRGHHVRVATPEDPASARLGESLYRFWPRTVFGSLKSAWEVESKRYRRKDTHPFHLRNDVLNAWLMSVALWGGLLAVLFFAAGVSPLSVLPYLLIQAVVGFSLLEIVNYMEHYGMLRQKVGKGDKYRFERVTPAHSWNSNNIATNVLLYHLQRHSDHHANPTRRYQALRDFKDAPVLPTGYTGMIVVALFPPLFRRLMDQRVIDHYDGDIRLANVQPGKEEKLLRKFPIPEALLDREAKILEDATVQDFADEVLAARCPGCGHTYQVVEGNELEGFAAGTAWADIPDDWCCPDCGVREKVDFTPIDPRQAVGS, encoded by the coding sequence GTGTGGCGTGACAAGAAGCGGTATCTCTGGGTCCTCGGGCTCGTTGTCCCCATGCTGCCGCTGACGGGTCTGGCGCTGGAGAACGCCTCGGGCTTTGAGCTCTGGCTCTGGATGACGCCCGTCGTGTTCCTCGGGCTGATCCCGCTGGTCGATCTCGCCGCAGGTTACGACGACACCAACCCGCCTGACGACATCATCGAGGCGCTGGAGAACGATCGGTACTACCGGTGGGTGACCTACGTGTACCTCCCGGTCCAGTACGTCGGATTCATCCTGGCCATGTGGTATCTCGCCACCGCGGAACTGTCGGTCGGCGGGAAGATCGGGCTTGCCGTGTCGATCGGTGTAGTGGGCGGAGTAGCCATAAACACCGCGCACGAGCTTGGCCACAAGCGAGAGGCGAACGAGCGCTGGCTGTCCAAGATCGCCTTGGCCCAGACGTTCTACGGACACTTCTACATCGAGCACAACCGTGGACACCATGTGCGTGTCGCCACCCCCGAGGATCCCGCCAGTGCGCGCCTCGGCGAGAGCCTCTATCGCTTCTGGCCCCGCACGGTCTTTGGTTCGCTCAAGAGCGCGTGGGAGGTGGAGTCCAAGCGTTACCGCCGCAAGGACACGCACCCCTTCCACCTTCGGAACGACGTCCTCAACGCTTGGCTGATGTCGGTGGCGCTGTGGGGCGGTCTGCTGGCCGTGCTTTTCTTCGCAGCTGGCGTGTCACCACTGTCGGTCCTGCCGTATCTGCTGATTCAGGCGGTTGTCGGGTTCTCCCTCCTGGAGATCGTGAACTACATGGAGCACTACGGAATGCTTCGGCAGAAGGTCGGCAAGGGAGACAAGTACCGCTTCGAACGTGTCACCCCGGCGCACTCGTGGAACTCCAACAACATCGCCACCAATGTGCTGCTTTACCACCTGCAGCGTCACAGCGACCACCATGCGAATCCCACCCGGCGGTACCAGGCCCTCCGTGACTTCAAGGATGCTCCGGTGCTTCCTACGGGCTACACGGGCATGATCGTGGTCGCGCTCTTCCCGCCGCTGTTCCGCAGGCTGATGGACCAGCGCGTGATCGACCACTACGACGGCGACATTCGGCTCGCGAACGTCCAGCCGGGCAAGGAAGAGAAGTTGCTGCGGAAGTTCCCGATCCCAGAGGCGCTTCTTGATCGGGAGGCGAAGATCCTTGAGGACGCCACCGTGCAGGACTTCGCCGACGAAGTTCTCGCCGCACGGTGCCCTGGATGCGGTCACACGTATCAGGTGGTCGAGGGCAATGAGCTTGAAGGCTTCGCTGCGGGCACGGCGTGGGCAGACATCCCCGACGACTGGTGCTGTCCGGACTGCGGAGTGCGCGAGAAGGTTGACTTTACGCCGATCGATCCGCGGCAGGCGGTGGGGAGCTGA
- a CDS encoding helix-turn-helix domain-containing protein, whose translation MTQLCGLGGFTPGFLSHIENGNREPGLTAILRIASALNVDPSELVRDLPAGDLTR comes from the coding sequence ATGACCCAACTTTGCGGGTTGGGTGGTTTCACTCCGGGCTTTCTCTCACACATCGAGAACGGAAACCGCGAACCCGGACTTACAGCGATACTTCGGATCGCATCCGCCCTCAACGTCGACCCATCAGAACTAGTCCGCGACCTACCGGCGGGCGATCTCACCAGGTAG
- a CDS encoding ABC transporter permease encodes MFTRRPVVDEIVQQAWFISSVSIMPAIMVSIPLCMIIVFQVNQLLIQIGAVDLAGAGAAVAVIREIGPIVSVLVVAGAGATAVCADLGARKIRDEIDAMETLGIDPIHRLVVPRVIASTFIAVALNGMVSIVGLAGAYYFSVVLQGATPGLFIDGLTLLVGTPDFWASSLKAAIFGLLAGLAGCYLGLNAKGGPKGVGDAVNQTVVLAFLMLFAANTVITTIFLQLKGA; translated from the coding sequence ATGTTCACCCGGCGCCCGGTGGTCGACGAGATTGTGCAGCAGGCCTGGTTCATCTCGTCGGTGTCGATCATGCCGGCAATCATGGTGTCGATTCCTCTGTGCATGATCATCGTCTTCCAGGTCAACCAGCTGCTGATCCAGATCGGCGCGGTGGACCTGGCCGGCGCGGGAGCGGCCGTCGCCGTCATCCGGGAGATCGGTCCGATCGTGAGTGTCTTGGTCGTGGCAGGTGCCGGTGCCACTGCCGTATGTGCCGATCTCGGCGCACGCAAGATTCGCGACGAGATCGACGCCATGGAAACCCTCGGCATCGACCCAATCCACCGCCTCGTGGTGCCGCGCGTCATCGCCTCGACCTTCATCGCCGTGGCGCTCAACGGAATGGTCTCCATCGTCGGGCTCGCGGGTGCTTACTACTTCTCCGTGGTCCTCCAAGGAGCCACGCCCGGGCTGTTCATCGACGGACTCACGTTGCTCGTCGGAACTCCCGACTTCTGGGCATCGAGCCTGAAGGCGGCGATCTTCGGATTGCTCGCAGGTCTGGCCGGTTGCTACTTGGGACTGAACGCCAAGGGTGGACCGAAGGGCGTCGGAGATGCGGTCAACCAGACGGTCGTGCTCGCGTTCCTGATGCTGTTCGCGGCCAACACCGTCATCACCACGATCTTCCTGCAGCTGAAGGGGGCCTGA
- a CDS encoding metallophosphoesterase family protein, producing the protein MIAPTRVLACGDWHGEVDAVVAAMRAAQNHGCEVVVQLGDLGILWPGEKPTLFDRPLMQAVSDAGVTFVFIDGNHDNHAALNAYDRDRHGWAEVLTGIWWAPRGHRWTWSGVTFGALGGAFSVDRTYRIEGVDVWCDLEEPTRADVQRLGPAGLDVLLTHDVPAGVPVVGDYPLDNTTTMLAQVSRDLLGEAVAAAKPRRVFSGHWHQRLSHLHNHSDGTTTVVDVLDRDRRSGNAVVLALPGLTVADAVLSSRRRPGWT; encoded by the coding sequence ATGATCGCTCCGACTCGAGTCCTTGCGTGCGGAGACTGGCACGGTGAGGTCGACGCAGTCGTGGCCGCGATGCGAGCCGCACAGAACCATGGGTGTGAGGTGGTCGTGCAACTCGGCGACCTGGGCATTCTGTGGCCGGGAGAGAAGCCGACCCTGTTCGACCGGCCACTGATGCAGGCGGTGAGCGACGCTGGCGTCACCTTCGTCTTCATCGACGGCAATCACGACAATCACGCGGCCCTGAACGCGTACGACCGCGACAGACACGGGTGGGCCGAAGTCCTCACCGGGATCTGGTGGGCACCAAGAGGCCACCGGTGGACGTGGAGCGGCGTGACCTTCGGGGCCCTTGGTGGCGCTTTCTCCGTCGACCGCACCTATCGCATCGAGGGCGTCGACGTCTGGTGCGATCTCGAGGAGCCCACTCGTGCGGACGTGCAGCGGCTCGGCCCTGCGGGCCTCGACGTCCTGCTGACCCATGACGTGCCGGCCGGGGTGCCGGTCGTCGGCGACTACCCGCTCGACAACACCACAACAATGCTGGCCCAAGTCAGTCGAGACCTCCTGGGCGAAGCAGTGGCCGCGGCCAAGCCGAGGCGGGTGTTCTCCGGCCACTGGCACCAGAGGCTCTCCCACCTACACAACCACTCGGACGGGACCACGACGGTCGTTGATGTCTTGGATCGAGACCGCCGTTCCGGCAACGCGGTCGTACTGGCTCTGCCGGGCCTGACTGTTGCCGATGCTGTCCTCTCGTCACGGCGCCGGCCGGGATGGACGTGA
- a CDS encoding FAD-dependent oxidoreductase, with amino-acid sequence MTIETAPENVLDFDVIVVGSGFGGSVAALRLTEKGYRVGVIEAGRRFEDDEFAKTSWDARKFLFAPRLGCFGIQRIRLLKDVVVLAGAGVGGGSLVYANTLYEPKSSAFFRDPQWAHITDWKDELTPFYDQAKRMLGVVENPSVTPSDVVLKEVADDMGVGHTYQQTPIGVCFGAAGQRQPGEVIPDPYFGGAGPERRGCIECGECMTGCRHNAKNTLVKNYLHLAERAGATVIERTTVSALRPRAEGGYEVVTHRSGRSARRQATLTAEHVVLAAGTWGTQELLHGMRRSGDLPRISDRLGYLTRTNSEALCAASTKVSNRKKYDFHHGVAITSSIHPDENTHVEPVRYGIGSGMMGTLLTLMTDGGGRTPRWLRWIGQVIRHPGRFASTLLGLGTWPQRTIIALVMQTHDNSITVYPKKRGRKIRLTSRQGHGQPNPTWIPAGNDIVRSMAEKIDGGSYSTIGEVFNIPMTAHFLGGCPIGDSAQNGVIDPYHRLYGHPGLHVVDGAAISANLGVNPSLTITAQAERAMSLWPNKGQEDARPLLGESYERLAAVRPEHEVVPPSAPAALRLPLFVVQTPKAESAVTPQTTGVV; translated from the coding sequence TTGACCATCGAGACAGCCCCAGAGAACGTGCTGGACTTCGATGTGATCGTCGTCGGCTCCGGGTTCGGTGGCTCGGTCGCCGCTCTTCGGCTGACCGAGAAGGGCTACCGGGTTGGCGTGATCGAAGCCGGCCGACGCTTCGAGGACGACGAGTTCGCAAAGACGTCATGGGACGCCCGGAAGTTTCTCTTCGCCCCCCGACTCGGTTGTTTCGGGATCCAGCGCATCCGGCTCTTAAAGGACGTCGTGGTCCTCGCCGGCGCCGGAGTCGGAGGCGGGTCGCTGGTCTACGCCAACACTCTCTACGAACCCAAGTCCAGTGCCTTCTTTCGCGACCCGCAGTGGGCGCACATCACGGACTGGAAGGACGAGCTCACTCCGTTCTACGACCAAGCCAAGCGCATGCTCGGCGTCGTCGAGAACCCCTCGGTGACCCCCTCGGATGTCGTGCTGAAGGAGGTGGCGGACGACATGGGCGTCGGTCACACCTACCAGCAGACGCCGATCGGTGTCTGTTTCGGCGCCGCCGGGCAACGGCAGCCCGGCGAGGTGATCCCTGACCCCTACTTCGGTGGAGCTGGCCCTGAGCGCCGTGGCTGTATCGAATGCGGCGAGTGCATGACGGGGTGCCGTCACAACGCCAAGAACACTCTCGTGAAGAACTATCTCCACCTGGCGGAGCGCGCTGGTGCGACAGTCATCGAGCGGACGACAGTCTCGGCCCTGCGCCCCCGAGCCGAGGGTGGGTATGAGGTCGTCACTCATCGATCCGGGCGGTCTGCGCGGCGACAGGCGACACTCACGGCCGAGCATGTGGTGCTCGCGGCGGGGACCTGGGGCACCCAGGAACTCCTCCACGGGATGCGCCGGTCCGGTGATCTTCCCCGGATCTCGGATCGTCTCGGCTACCTCACTCGCACCAACTCCGAAGCTCTCTGTGCCGCGAGCACGAAGGTCAGCAACCGCAAGAAGTATGACTTCCACCACGGCGTCGCGATCACCTCGTCGATCCATCCTGACGAGAACACCCACGTGGAGCCCGTCCGGTACGGCATCGGGTCCGGGATGATGGGAACCCTCCTCACCCTGATGACCGATGGCGGCGGTCGGACCCCCCGGTGGCTCCGGTGGATCGGTCAAGTCATCCGCCACCCTGGACGGTTCGCTTCCACGCTCCTCGGCCTCGGTACGTGGCCGCAGCGCACCATCATCGCGTTGGTCATGCAGACCCATGACAACTCCATCACGGTGTACCCGAAGAAGCGCGGACGGAAGATCCGCCTCACCTCCCGGCAGGGGCACGGGCAGCCGAACCCGACCTGGATCCCCGCCGGGAACGACATCGTGCGGTCCATGGCCGAGAAGATCGACGGAGGGTCGTACAGCACCATCGGCGAGGTCTTCAACATCCCCATGACCGCCCACTTCCTTGGCGGTTGCCCCATCGGCGACTCGGCGCAGAACGGGGTCATCGATCCCTATCACCGCCTGTACGGGCACCCGGGGCTCCACGTCGTGGACGGAGCAGCGATCTCCGCGAACCTCGGTGTGAACCCGAGCCTGACGATCACGGCACAGGCCGAGCGAGCGATGTCGCTCTGGCCCAACAAGGGGCAGGAGGATGCTCGGCCTTTGCTCGGCGAATCATACGAACGCCTCGCTGCCGTGCGCCCCGAGCATGAGGTCGTTCCTCCGTCCGCTCCCGCAGCCCTGAGGCTTCCCCTGTTCGTCGTGCAGACACCGAAAGCCGAGTCAGCAGTCACGCCCCAGACCACCGGTGTCGTCTGA
- a CDS encoding NAD(P)/FAD-dependent oxidoreductase translates to MTDFDDDRHLVVVGGGLAGLRAIEAARGTGWRGSLTLVGAEDNPPYDRPPLSKSFLAEGPLNQVTPFRSAVQLREELQADVVLGTRVEGVDTAGRSVQLSDGRRLSYDSLLVATGSNARKVAGQDSVTGVVGLRTDRDAAEVRRHLDEGARVVIVGAGFVGSEVASAALQRGLHVTIIDTESVPLTRSVGRRAGEMCVDLHRAAGVELRTEVGVAGFASRGGRLTGVCLTDGSEIAADLAVVGIGASPSTHWLESSDVALESDGGIVCGEDLATSVPGIWAAGDVAHVPYGVFGGDLLRVEHWTNAAEQGAVAGRNAIRRQGDPEKVSGIPYFWSDWYGHRLQFVGTALSAEEVVIGPGGPGSVILYRRDDCVVGALTIDRGGDIMKLRRRIVGRGSWDEAVEFAQARVEGGVGDKQTLPA, encoded by the coding sequence GTGACTGACTTCGACGATGACCGTCACCTCGTGGTGGTGGGGGGAGGGTTGGCCGGCCTCCGCGCCATCGAGGCTGCGCGCGGCACCGGATGGCGAGGCTCGCTCACTCTCGTCGGCGCCGAAGACAACCCGCCGTACGACCGCCCCCCTCTCTCGAAGTCGTTCCTGGCCGAGGGGCCTCTGAACCAGGTCACTCCCTTCCGGTCAGCGGTTCAGCTGCGTGAGGAACTCCAGGCAGACGTGGTGCTCGGTACCCGGGTCGAAGGAGTCGACACAGCCGGCCGCTCTGTCCAGCTGAGTGATGGCCGACGACTTTCCTACGACAGTCTCTTGGTGGCCACTGGCTCCAACGCCCGGAAGGTCGCCGGACAGGACTCCGTGACCGGAGTGGTGGGACTGAGAACGGATCGCGATGCCGCAGAAGTGCGTCGTCATCTCGATGAAGGGGCACGTGTCGTGATCGTTGGCGCCGGCTTTGTGGGATCTGAGGTGGCGTCCGCCGCGCTGCAGCGGGGCCTCCACGTCACGATCATCGACACCGAGTCCGTCCCGCTGACCCGGTCTGTCGGGAGACGAGCTGGGGAGATGTGCGTAGACCTGCACCGGGCCGCGGGCGTCGAGCTCCGCACAGAGGTCGGTGTCGCAGGGTTCGCCTCGCGCGGTGGACGACTGACGGGCGTATGCCTGACTGACGGGTCCGAGATCGCGGCGGACCTCGCGGTGGTGGGTATCGGAGCCAGTCCTTCGACCCATTGGCTCGAGAGTTCTGACGTCGCGCTGGAGTCCGATGGTGGGATCGTCTGCGGTGAGGATCTTGCGACGAGCGTCCCGGGAATCTGGGCCGCCGGCGACGTCGCGCACGTCCCCTATGGGGTGTTCGGAGGCGACCTTCTGCGGGTTGAGCATTGGACCAATGCCGCCGAGCAAGGCGCGGTCGCTGGACGAAACGCCATCCGACGACAGGGCGATCCCGAGAAAGTCAGCGGCATCCCCTACTTCTGGTCGGATTGGTACGGGCATCGGCTGCAGTTCGTCGGCACTGCTCTGAGTGCCGAGGAGGTGGTCATCGGCCCGGGCGGGCCCGGGAGCGTGATCCTCTACCGCCGAGACGACTGTGTAGTCGGGGCACTGACGATCGACCGGGGCGGCGACATCATGAAGCTGCGCCGCCGCATCGTCGGCCGAGGATCCTGGGACGAGGCTGTGGAGTTCGCGCAGGCTCGGGTCGAGGGCGGCGTCGGGGACAAGCAGACGCTGCCAGCCTGA
- a CDS encoding MlaE family ABC transporter permease produces the protein MASESSSQIRNTVAGAATAPIRSVGDLGTQLMFYARAIAWIPLTIRKYPKEIRRLIAEVSMGSGAMAAIGGTVFVVFFLSLAIGIQVGLEAFTTFGNIGVGALSGFFSAYFNTREAAPIMACIALTATVGAGFTAQLGAMRVSEEIDALDVMAVPSIPYLVTTRIVAGMVAVVPLFAIGLITMFLATQVMVTVAFGQATGTYQHYFDTFLVPGDVALAGVKVLLTAVVIMCVCCYYGYTASGGPAGVGRSVGRAVRTSLITVMSIDLVFGIAFWGVPTVYIAG, from the coding sequence GTGGCATCGGAGAGCAGTTCGCAGATCCGCAACACGGTCGCCGGGGCTGCAACGGCACCCATCCGGTCGGTGGGCGACCTCGGCACCCAGTTGATGTTCTACGCGCGGGCCATTGCATGGATTCCGCTGACGATCCGCAAGTACCCCAAGGAGATCCGACGCCTGATTGCTGAAGTCAGCATGGGGTCCGGGGCAATGGCGGCCATCGGCGGAACGGTCTTCGTGGTGTTCTTCTTGTCCCTGGCTATCGGGATCCAAGTCGGCCTCGAAGCATTCACCACCTTCGGCAACATCGGCGTCGGCGCGTTGTCCGGGTTCTTCTCTGCCTACTTCAACACTCGCGAAGCTGCGCCGATCATGGCCTGCATCGCGCTGACGGCCACGGTGGGTGCCGGCTTCACCGCACAACTCGGGGCCATGCGGGTCAGCGAAGAGATCGATGCCCTGGACGTCATGGCGGTCCCGTCGATCCCGTACCTGGTGACGACGCGCATCGTGGCCGGGATGGTGGCCGTGGTGCCCCTGTTCGCGATCGGTCTCATCACGATGTTCCTGGCAACACAGGTGATGGTGACCGTGGCGTTCGGCCAGGCCACGGGTACCTATCAGCACTACTTCGACACCTTCCTGGTGCCCGGCGATGTGGCACTGGCCGGGGTGAAGGTGCTGCTGACGGCCGTCGTCATCATGTGCGTCTGCTGCTACTACGGCTACACCGCCAGTGGTGGGCCCGCCGGCGTTGGACGGTCGGTGGGCCGCGCGGTGCGGACCTCCCTGATCACTGTCATGTCCATCGATCTGGTCTTCGGTATCGCCTTCTGGGGCGTGCCGACGGTCTACATCGCAGGCTGA